A stretch of DNA from Kosmotoga arenicorallina S304:
CGCGACTTAATTATTTTTAAGTTATACCTAAAAATTTTTAATGTTCCACTTGACAAATTGCAATTATTTGTGCTATATTATGAATGTCAAAGATGATAACTCGAAAAAAGGGGGATGAAACGATGAAAAAGAGAAGGAATTTCAAAGAGATCGACAGGGAAATTGAAATCAGAAAGGAAAGGATTCTTCAGAGCATTTATTCCCAGCCCGGTTTTTGAGATTGCAAGGAGGTGGGGGCACGATGAAAAAGAGAAAGAGCTTAGCGCAGATTGACAGGGAAATCGAATTGATTAAAGAGAAGGTAATGAAGAGAATGTTCAGCCAGCCAAGAGGTTTTTGATAGGGGAGTAGGAGGTGAAACCCTATGTTGGAAAGAAAGGAAAGAAGGATTCACTACAAAGAAATCGACAATAGACTCGAAAAAATAAAAATGGACTTACTCTCACAGATGCATTACAGATTCTGACCCGATAGAAAGAAAAGGCGCCCCCTTTGGGGCGCTTTTTCTTTTCTATTGATTCATATAAAAACAGGAGAATTGTTTCACTATGGAGCCAGTTGTTAACATTTAAAAAAGCATTGTTTTATGCGCATTTCAAAAAAAGAATACGTCGAGGTGGCTCCACTACGGAGCCAGCTGGTAACGATATATTTTGATAAAGAAATAGAAAAATACAGCCCTATTATTCTGGTAAGTCCCTTTCACACAACGGGGTTGTAATATGTTATGGAAGTATCAATTTGTTGGCATATAATTCTTACAGAAATATATGAGAAGGTAATATGTTAAAAAAAGTTTGCCGTGACAGCGTTCAGACACCTCGCTTCTATTTCGATAGTACCTCCTAGGTATTATCGAAAAACATAAATTCGACGGAGAAATGCGGTTTACAATTGCATTCTTTCCTCCGATAATACCTCCTGGGTACTATCGAACTCCAACTTTCTTGGTCGCGGAGTTTTACAAAGAATTCACAAATACCGAAATAAATGCGGTTAAAAAAATGTATTTTACCAGATAAAGCGTATAGTTTTTTCGGGAAAAGGTACTAAAACACATCACAAAGGACGGACGTTTTTTGTGAACTACCACGCCTTATAAAGACATGGCTTCCTGCTTCAACTTTGACTTATATAAGTCAAGGTCTTTTTTTGTAAAAATCGATAAATCGCAGGTTGTATGTAAAAAGACTCTTTTTATCAAGCTCGAGAATCCAGGAATCATGTATGAGTAAAGCAAAATATAAGAAGGAAATGAGGAACAGAGAACTTATTGGACTGAGAGCTACGGCATCTAAGAATCACTCTTCCATTCCGGGAGTATTAGAGGGTCAATACTTTGAAGAAGCAAAACATATGCGGGAATAGCTTCTATAGTAATATTTTTGTATGTTATGGTTCTTTGAAAGTCCCATGTAATTAAATATCTTTTTCGAACCACTTTGCCCGAAGGAAACTCTACGAACCCTTCCAGTTCCCTTACAGATATTTCGTTGACATCAGATACATATGTAATATTATAAAGGTCAATCTCTTTACCCTCACGGCATACAAAATCGATCTCTCTTTTTCCCGACCAATAGAAAACATCATCGTATATTGTCCTGAGGTAGAGATACACCACATTTTCAAGCAGTTTCCCACGGTCAGAAGTTAACGAACCATACATAGCATTACGAAGGCCAGTATCAACCATGTAATATTTAGAAGGTTTCCTTATGGCTCTCTTTATAGAATAATCAAAATGCCTTACTTCAAAACACATATAGGCTTCTTCAAGATATTGAATATAATTGGCAATAGTGGTTGTCGATGATTTCTCGCCAAATTCAGCTTCTATAACTTTTTGTAGCCCGCGTATTGATACCTTACAACCACTGTTTTGAGCTAGAAACAAAGAAATAAACTTGAGTATCTTCATATTTAACACATTGTAGTGCATAGAAATATCCTTAAACAGGAGGTCCTCCGCATATTGAGTGAGTATTCGCCTTGTTCTTTGTTCGTTTATGGGCCTTTTTAGTACCACTTCCGGGAAGCCACCGAACCTCATATATTCGGCAAGGAGTCCTTTGATGGCATTCTTGTTTTTTCTTATGTATATGTTATCTATGCTGTGCCCTTGATTTATGACCAGCTCTCTGAAACTAAATGGAAGAGTTTCGAATGCAACATGCCGACCTGTGAGCAAACCAGCAAGTTCAGAACTCATAAGTTTCGACGAAGAACCGGAGATAAAAACAGTATTATTGTGATGAGTATCAAGAAAAGTTCTTACCCACCTGTGCCAGTCCTTTACGTTTTGCACCTCATCAAGAAATAGAAAAAAATCTTCCCCGCTGTACACCTTTTCTCCGTATACTTCCAGAAGACGCTGAATAGTTGATGGGGTAAGTTCTAAGGATGATAAGGCATAATCTTCGAAGTTAATGTAAAGGCATTTCTCCGGTGTAATTTCCTTTATCAGATTCTGAATTATAAAATAAAGTAAAGTTGATTTTCCGGCTCTGCGGGGGCCCTGAATTACAATCGCTCCGTGATAATCCATAAAAGGCTTTATCCGTGAAAACACCGTTCTCGGAATTATGTTTAGTTGCTGGTTACCCCAGAGATTCCACCTTAATAAAACCTCGAAAAATTCTTCATTGTTCATCATGATCATCGGAAAAATTATACCATATGACCTGTGCTAAGGTCAATAATATAAATTTAAGACCTGTTTACAGGTCATATAGGCATCGACATGGAAATTTTTTTGAGGTTACCAAACAATACGAAAGGATCATTTCATACCTATCACAAATAGCTCATGTATTCTCCCGGATATTTAAGTATATTTGCGTTTCTTGTAAAGAACAGAAGAGATTCGTTCTCAATTAACTCAAAGTGCATAACTTGAGTATTGCCATTAAACACCTAAGCAAAAAGTACCTGTTTTCATTTCTGAGTTATCTATTTCTTATAGTGCTAAACTAATCAAGGGGCGATTAATATGCAAGCAAAAAAATTCGATCTCAATATCGAGAAAATCCTTGAGGACTGGGAAGTTTTTCATGCTATTAGAGAGGTCATAGCTAATGCAATAGATGAGCAAATTTTAACGAATACCGGAAACATTAGAATTTTTCAGGAGAAACCCAAAAAATTTATGTTTTTCGGTGGAAACAGCAGGAAAGGCAAATGGCATATTAGAGATTATGGACGAGGTATTAGATACGACCATCTTACTCAAAAAGAAAATGAGGAAAAATTAAGTAACCCGAATGTGATTGGTAAGTTTGGTATTGGTTTGAAAGATGCTTTGGCAACCTTTGATAGAAAAGGCGTAAAAGTATATATAAAATCAAAATACGGTGATATAACTATTGGCAAATCACAAAAGCACGATTTTGAAGATATACTAACACTACACGCTTATATCGTTCCACCGTCAGATCCCAACTTTACTGGAACTGAATTCATTTTGGAAAATGTTACAAAAGAAGATGTCGAAAAAGCCAAGAATCTATTTTTGATATTTTCTGGCGAGAGAGTAATTGAAAGAACGAAATTTGGCGAGGTACTTGAAAAGAATGGCAAAACGGCAAGAATCTATATTAATGGTGTAAAAGTAGCAGAAGAAGAGAATTTTATTTTCAGCTATAATATCACATCTCTTACGAAAAGGATTAGACAAGCACTCAATAGAGAAAGAACTAATGTTGGAAGAAGTGCTTACTCAGATAGGATTAAATCTATTTTACTGTCCTGTGGGAGCAAAGAAATAGCAGAATATCTTGTTGATGACTTTGAGAACTTCTCTTCAGGTGAAATGCACGATGAGCTTAATTGGATAGATGTGCAAGAGCACGCTGTTCGAATATTGAATGCTTCAGAAAAAGTACTATTTCTCACATCGTATGAATTAATGGAATATCCCGGTGTTGTTGATGAAGCCAAGAAAGGGAAATATAGAATAGTTGTGATTCCTGAAAACTTGAAAGAACGTATTGGAGGGCTGAAAGATTTTTCAGGAGGAATTGTTCGCGATTTTGAACAATTTTATAAAGAATATGAAGAAAGCTTTGAATACAAATTCGTTTCATTAAGTCAATTAACTGCTAATGAAAGAAAGGTTTTTAAAATGGCCGATGATATTTTTGACCTCATAGGAGGAAAGCCGAAAATAATTAAATCTATAAAGATCTCCGAAACGATAAAAAAGGAAATAGAATTTTTTGATGAAACTGCGGGCATTTGGGACTCAAAAAGTAGTTCCATCATAATAAAAAGAAACCAATTGAAAAGCCTTGAAAAATTTGCCGGAGTTCTTCTTCATGAAACCGCTCACGCTATAAGTGGTTATTCAGATATTTCAAGGGACTTCGAATTGCAATTAACCGAATTCTTGGGAATAATCGCCTCGAAAAAAGTGGAGAAGATTGTTTGATGCAAGAAGGTTCAAAGGACACAGAAAATTGACCCTCTACCCAAAACATGAGTCAAGAAAACCTACGCCATTATCGATTGCCGCGTTAAATAATAGCAGAGAGCTTTACATTAAATGCGTTTTCCATATGAAGTACTCGAGGGTGTAAAATCGTAATGGAATTAGGAGAGAAATGCGAAAAATCTATCGGGGGTAGATTAATAGGGGTGATGTTATGGAAGAAAACGCGAAGTTAGAGAAAAAAGCTCCGAGCCGCTTGCTGTTGATAGCCAAAATCTGGTCGGTAGTAGTTATTGCGATTGGTGTGTTTATATTTGCCGGTTATGCCGCTAACTTTTTTAC
This window harbors:
- a CDS encoding ATP-binding protein — protein: MNNEEFFEVLLRWNLWGNQQLNIIPRTVFSRIKPFMDYHGAIVIQGPRRAGKSTLLYFIIQNLIKEITPEKCLYINFEDYALSSLELTPSTIQRLLEVYGEKVYSGEDFFLFLDEVQNVKDWHRWVRTFLDTHHNNTVFISGSSSKLMSSELAGLLTGRHVAFETLPFSFRELVINQGHSIDNIYIRKNKNAIKGLLAEYMRFGGFPEVVLKRPINEQRTRRILTQYAEDLLFKDISMHYNVLNMKILKFISLFLAQNSGCKVSIRGLQKVIEAEFGEKSSTTTIANYIQYLEEAYMCFEVRHFDYSIKRAIRKPSKYYMVDTGLRNAMYGSLTSDRGKLLENVVYLYLRTIYDDVFYWSGKREIDFVCREGKEIDLYNITYVSDVNEISVRELEGFVEFPSGKVVRKRYLITWDFQRTITYKNITIEAIPAYVLLLQSIDPLILPEWKSDS
- a CDS encoding D-tyrosyl-tRNA deacylase, which gives rise to MQAKKFDLNIEKILEDWEVFHAIREVIANAIDEQILTNTGNIRIFQEKPKKFMFFGGNSRKGKWHIRDYGRGIRYDHLTQKENEEKLSNPNVIGKFGIGLKDALATFDRKGVKVYIKSKYGDITIGKSQKHDFEDILTLHAYIVPPSDPNFTGTEFILENVTKEDVEKAKNLFLIFSGERVIERTKFGEVLEKNGKTARIYINGVKVAEEENFIFSYNITSLTKRIRQALNRERTNVGRSAYSDRIKSILLSCGSKEIAEYLVDDFENFSSGEMHDELNWIDVQEHAVRILNASEKVLFLTSYELMEYPGVVDEAKKGKYRIVVIPENLKERIGGLKDFSGGIVRDFEQFYKEYEESFEYKFVSLSQLTANERKVFKMADDIFDLIGGKPKIIKSIKISETIKKEIEFFDETAGIWDSKSSSIIIKRNQLKSLEKFAGVLLHETAHAISGYSDISRDFELQLTEFLGIIASKKVEKIV